A window of the Flavobacteriales bacterium genome harbors these coding sequences:
- a CDS encoding GTP-binding protein yields the protein MTMKPDISRKLNPKNRNKVTHLPLENGRLETIPFEVRSFRKLQHLSMYNNRLSSLPDYIGELDRLQQINLSNNKFDSLPNQLIDVKSLTILNLKGNSIQSLDGINQLSSNLLKLNLASNKIDESQIDLKPYSKLSDLDLSDNLMKAIPDALLQESLISLNLSNNEIVKIPESIGRLSKIRELNLSFNNITEIPESIGLLTNLRKLDLSGNQIVDLPKGISKLDKLTHLNLNGNPIGDVPPEIANQGLNGVLNYYINLGESVPLNEAKMLIVGQGGVGKTFLMNKLIFGQSPETVTTEGIDIQKWNMSIRKEESDSGNVERVRLNAWDFGGQEIYHSTHQFFLTKRSVYLFVWEARNDDSLLTFDYWLNIIRVLSNNSPVIVVLNKIDERLKEIDQKSIVEKFPNVIGFHSVSAKIGTNLEELTDRIQRTVIKLPHLGDKLPKVWSDIRAELEGLSDNYITYENYLSICNRHGLSKKDSKFLSQYFHDLGVFLHFVDNPILRPIVFLKPEWATNCVYQILDLKQVISNFGEFDSEVLDNLLSEYDSQQISYIIELMKKFELCFQLGEKKYVIPELLRVSEPKVKNFSNNGIGLVYQYDFMPAGIISRLIVRLKDNLVSGKYWKYGLFVRHQNTIGKVTSNQFSRSINIQVFGENEALLLGIIKRDLDHINESLNYPSHSIAIQCNCPNCSRAESPFMFNYEFLEKAKRAGVRTVHCQHHIVEVNLEQLIGPYQIKTANKGEDFGFNSTDLTVDIIEISTRILERKYRVEWEDHVNDLFTDHLRTKGYGVTDQTRSGRSNTQSGELDLMIRNLRGMPVAIVEALRLKSLGKGNQQLILHLNKMLVDYDTNGLSRNFLLVYSLADDFSDFWKKYQEYIADLHHHHLYNPLAKMTSYNINRDLSQRANLKVIVSQHEIGAGICDVYHIVLNMK from the coding sequence ATGACGATGAAACCAGATATATCAAGAAAATTAAATCCAAAGAATAGAAATAAGGTAACTCACTTGCCTCTTGAAAACGGCAGGTTGGAAACCATTCCGTTCGAAGTTCGCTCATTTAGAAAGCTGCAACATTTGAGTATGTATAACAATCGGCTTTCATCACTTCCTGACTATATAGGGGAATTAGATAGGTTGCAGCAAATCAATTTGTCGAACAATAAATTTGACAGTTTGCCCAACCAATTAATTGATGTTAAATCTCTGACCATCCTAAATCTTAAAGGAAATAGTATTCAGAGTTTGGATGGAATAAATCAATTAAGTTCAAACTTGCTCAAACTGAACCTTGCGTCAAATAAAATTGATGAAAGCCAAATTGATCTTAAACCATATAGTAAACTATCGGATCTTGACCTAAGTGACAACTTAATGAAGGCCATTCCTGATGCGCTTCTTCAAGAAAGTTTGATTTCTCTGAATTTATCGAATAACGAGATAGTAAAAATCCCAGAGTCTATAGGAAGGCTTAGTAAAATCCGAGAGCTTAACTTGAGTTTCAATAATATAACGGAAATTCCAGAAAGTATTGGTTTGCTCACCAATCTCAGAAAGCTCGACTTGTCTGGCAATCAAATAGTTGACTTGCCCAAAGGGATAAGCAAGCTCGATAAGCTCACACACCTAAATCTAAATGGTAATCCAATTGGTGACGTTCCACCGGAAATTGCGAATCAGGGCTTGAATGGAGTTCTAAACTACTACATCAATTTAGGTGAATCTGTCCCACTAAATGAAGCTAAGATGTTGATTGTTGGACAAGGTGGTGTCGGCAAAACGTTTCTTATGAATAAGCTCATTTTTGGACAAAGTCCAGAAACTGTTACTACTGAAGGTATCGATATCCAAAAATGGAACATGAGTATTAGAAAAGAGGAATCAGATTCTGGGAATGTTGAAAGGGTTCGGTTAAATGCGTGGGATTTTGGTGGCCAGGAAATTTATCATTCGACACATCAGTTTTTTCTGACAAAAAGATCAGTTTATCTGTTCGTTTGGGAGGCAAGAAATGACGACTCACTACTTACGTTTGATTATTGGCTAAATATTATTCGTGTTCTGAGCAATAATTCTCCCGTAATAGTTGTGCTCAATAAAATTGATGAGAGACTTAAGGAAATTGATCAGAAGTCTATTGTTGAAAAGTTCCCGAATGTGATTGGATTTCATTCTGTTAGCGCCAAGATAGGTACCAATTTGGAAGAACTGACCGACCGTATTCAAAGGACGGTTATTAAACTGCCCCATTTGGGAGATAAACTACCTAAGGTTTGGAGCGACATACGGGCTGAACTGGAAGGGCTTAGTGACAATTATATAACGTATGAAAACTACCTAAGCATATGTAATAGACACGGTCTTTCAAAGAAGGATTCAAAGTTTCTAAGTCAGTACTTTCATGACTTAGGGGTATTCCTGCATTTTGTTGATAATCCAATTTTGCGTCCAATCGTATTCCTGAAGCCTGAATGGGCCACAAATTGCGTTTACCAAATTCTTGATTTGAAGCAAGTCATTTCAAATTTTGGAGAGTTTGACAGCGAAGTTCTGGACAATCTTTTAAGTGAGTACGATTCACAACAGATTAGCTACATCATTGAATTGATGAAAAAGTTTGAATTGTGTTTTCAACTTGGGGAAAAGAAGTATGTAATTCCTGAGCTGTTACGCGTTTCTGAACCTAAGGTCAAAAACTTTTCCAATAATGGAATAGGCTTGGTTTATCAATATGACTTTATGCCAGCCGGTATAATCTCTAGATTAATTGTAAGACTTAAGGATAATTTGGTTAGCGGTAAATACTGGAAATATGGCTTGTTTGTGCGGCATCAAAACACCATTGGCAAGGTCACGAGTAATCAGTTTTCAAGGTCCATTAATATTCAAGTATTCGGTGAGAATGAAGCTTTGCTTTTGGGAATTATTAAGCGTGATTTGGATCACATTAATGAGTCTTTGAATTATCCATCTCATTCAATAGCAATACAGTGTAACTGCCCAAACTGTAGCAGGGCCGAAAGTCCATTCATGTTTAACTATGAGTTTTTAGAGAAGGCGAAAAGGGCTGGGGTTCGGACAGTTCACTGCCAGCATCATATTGTCGAGGTTAATCTAGAACAACTAATTGGACCTTATCAAATCAAAACTGCAAATAAGGGAGAGGATTTTGGCTTTAATTCTACGGACTTAACAGTTGATATTATTGAGATATCAACTCGGATTTTGGAACGAAAGTATAGAGTTGAATGGGAAGACCATGTGAATGATTTATTTACCGATCATCTCAGAACAAAAGGATATGGTGTGACGGATCAAACCAGGAGCGGTCGGTCTAACACTCAAAGTGGTGAATTGGATTTGATGATTAGAAACTTACGAGGCATGCCCGTAGCTATCGTAGAGGCATTGCGACTTAAGTCATTAGGAAAGGGAAATCAACAACTAATTCTTCACTTAAACAAGATGCTGGTTGATTACGATACTAATGGACTCAGCAGAAATTTCTTACTAGTCTATTCATTAGCGGATGACTTTAGCGATTTTTGGAAAAAGTATCAGGAGTATATCGCGGACTTGCATCATCACCACTTGTATAATCCGTTGGCAAAAATGACATCCTATAATATCAACAGGGATTTGAGTCAGCGAGCCAACTTAAAGGTGATTGTCTCTCAACATGAAATCGGAGCAGGTATCTGCGATGTTTATCATATTGTGCTGAATATGAAATAA
- the priA gene encoding primosomal protein N', with product MSALAVFVEVILPLPLAGTFTYRVPQVMEAYVAVGKRVVVQFGRRKLYTGIISEVHHTPPQHYQAKYLEDLLDDAPVVLPGQMAFWNWMAEYYLCHVGDAMNAAIPSGLKLSSESRLAIHPDYAGELEGLNEEELDVLEALQHNTFLTMDDLAQLVRKTHVHRIVRSLTEQGVVVQYEELQQKFKPKKETVYRLAEWLGDKEKLQEVFEALNRAPKQLEALMQFIQLSRTGKEQGVVKRQMLIGDTGVSAAAIDQLIKKEILIKEEVETSRLQDEGPWAEGEVQLTELQQQAFDALHAHLAEKDAALLHGVTGSGKTEIYIRLIHEFLNQGKQVLYMLPEIALTAQMIQRLQKHFGERVGIYHSKISDNERVEVWKKQLSAEPYGVVLGARSSMFLPFHNLGMVILDEEHEHTFKQYDPAPRYHARDAVAYLCKRSNAKLLLGSATPSLEAYYNAKRGKIGMVELTERFGGLQLPHIEVCDLAKERQADAMKGPFSSHLLNRVAETLHRRQQVIIFQNRRGYSSFVQCNNCGWVPDCINCDISLTYHKYSNDLRCHYCGHADKVPHVCPQCQSTYIKTKGFGTEQIEEELALHFPEAIVARMDMDTTRGKHAYTRIISDFEEQRIDILVGTQMVTKGLDFDHVGLVGILNADQLLNYPDFRSYERAYQLMAQVSGRAGRKGRRGLVVIQTTQPTHFIIEKVVQNDYEGMYEAELVQRKQFRYPPFIRMITITIKHRDRDVADKAADALAMELEPIPDKLLLGPEYPLVQRIRNKYNKQIILKMGGSNIKERKQEIFKKITEVNARKEFRSVYFQPDVDPV from the coding sequence ATGAGCGCCCTTGCCGTGTTTGTGGAAGTGATATTGCCGTTGCCCTTGGCCGGCACGTTCACCTATCGCGTGCCGCAGGTGATGGAGGCGTACGTGGCCGTGGGCAAGCGCGTGGTGGTGCAGTTCGGCCGCAGAAAACTCTACACGGGCATCATCAGCGAGGTGCACCACACGCCCCCGCAGCACTATCAGGCCAAATACCTCGAAGACCTGCTGGACGATGCGCCCGTGGTGCTGCCCGGCCAGATGGCCTTCTGGAACTGGATGGCCGAGTATTACCTCTGCCATGTGGGCGATGCGATGAATGCCGCCATCCCCTCCGGGCTGAAACTCTCGAGCGAGAGCCGCCTGGCCATCCACCCCGATTATGCAGGCGAGCTGGAAGGATTGAATGAGGAGGAACTGGACGTGCTGGAGGCGCTGCAGCACAACACCTTTCTTACCATGGACGACCTGGCACAGCTGGTGCGCAAAACGCATGTGCACCGCATTGTGCGTTCGCTTACCGAGCAGGGCGTGGTGGTGCAGTATGAGGAGTTGCAGCAGAAGTTCAAACCCAAGAAGGAGACCGTGTACCGCTTGGCCGAATGGCTGGGTGACAAGGAGAAGCTACAGGAGGTGTTCGAGGCGCTGAACAGGGCACCGAAGCAACTGGAGGCACTCATGCAGTTCATCCAGCTATCAAGAACAGGCAAGGAGCAGGGCGTGGTAAAACGGCAGATGCTCATTGGCGACACTGGTGTTTCGGCTGCTGCCATCGACCAGCTCATCAAAAAAGAGATACTCATAAAGGAAGAGGTGGAAACTTCGCGCCTACAGGATGAAGGGCCTTGGGCCGAAGGCGAAGTGCAGCTGACCGAGCTGCAACAGCAGGCGTTCGATGCGTTGCACGCGCATCTTGCCGAAAAGGACGCGGCCTTGCTGCATGGCGTTACCGGCAGTGGCAAGACGGAGATCTACATCCGCCTCATCCATGAGTTCCTGAACCAAGGCAAACAGGTGCTGTACATGCTACCAGAGATCGCGCTGACCGCGCAGATGATCCAGCGCCTGCAGAAACATTTTGGCGAACGCGTGGGAATCTATCACTCCAAAATATCCGACAACGAGCGGGTGGAAGTGTGGAAGAAACAACTGAGCGCGGAACCTTACGGGGTGGTGCTGGGCGCGCGTTCGTCCATGTTCCTACCGTTCCACAATTTGGGCATGGTGATACTGGACGAGGAGCACGAGCACACCTTCAAACAATACGACCCGGCACCGCGCTACCATGCACGCGATGCGGTGGCGTATCTCTGCAAGCGTTCCAACGCCAAGTTGCTGCTGGGTTCGGCCACACCCAGTTTGGAGGCTTATTACAACGCCAAGCGCGGCAAGATCGGCATGGTGGAACTCACCGAACGTTTCGGTGGGCTGCAACTGCCGCACATCGAGGTGTGCGACCTTGCCAAGGAACGGCAGGCCGATGCCATGAAGGGGCCGTTCAGTTCGCATCTGCTCAACCGCGTGGCGGAGACGCTGCACCGCAGGCAGCAGGTCATCATCTTCCAGAACAGGCGCGGGTATTCCAGCTTTGTGCAATGCAACAATTGCGGCTGGGTGCCCGATTGCATCAACTGCGACATCTCGCTCACCTACCACAAATACAGCAACGACCTGCGCTGCCATTACTGCGGCCATGCGGATAAGGTGCCGCACGTATGTCCGCAATGCCAGTCCACGTACATCAAGACCAAAGGATTCGGTACCGAACAGATAGAGGAGGAGCTGGCTCTGCATTTCCCCGAGGCCATCGTGGCGCGCATGGACATGGACACCACGCGCGGCAAGCATGCCTACACACGCATCATCTCCGACTTTGAGGAGCAGCGCATCGATATTCTGGTGGGCACGCAGATGGTGACCAAAGGACTCGACTTCGATCACGTGGGGCTGGTGGGCATCCTCAATGCCGACCAACTGCTCAATTACCCTGATTTCCGTTCGTACGAGCGGGCGTATCAACTGATGGCACAGGTCAGCGGCCGTGCCGGAAGAAAAGGCAGGAGGGGACTGGTGGTCATCCAGACCACACAGCCCACGCATTTCATCATCGAGAAGGTGGTGCAGAACGACTATGAGGGCATGTACGAGGCCGAACTGGTGCAGCGCAAGCAGTTCCGTTATCCACCGTTCATCCGCATGATCACCATTACCATCAAGCACCGCGACCGCGATGTGGCGGACAAAGCAGCAGACGCCTTAGCCATGGAACTGGAACCGATACCTGATAAACTGCTCTTGGGCCCGGAATACCCGCTGGTGCAACGCATCCGCAACAAGTACAACAAGCAGATCATCCTCAAGATGGGAGGCTCCAACATCAAGGAACGCAAGCAGGAGATCTTCAAAAAAATCACAGAGGTCAACGCCCGCAAAGAGTTCCGCTCGGTGTACTTCCAACCGGATGTGGACCCTGTTTAG
- the asnS gene encoding asparagine--tRNA ligase encodes MESIKELLVTEQLDREVTVRGWVRTKRGNAYVNFVAMNDGSSVNNIQCVFDLEGSFKEADLVKVTTGACVSIKGQLVASEGKGQRVEVKATSFEVHGEADPEKFPIQPKKHSLEFLRENAHLRMRTSTFSSVFRVRHALTFAIHKYFNDRGFYNIHSPILTATDGEGAGEMFRVSTLDAKNPPLNEDGSVDYSEDFFGKQTNLCVTGQLEAELAAMALSKVYTFGPTFRAENSNTSRHLAEFWMIEPEVAFYDIHDNMDLAEDFLKEVIKYVMETCADDLQFLSDRIVQEEKGLPQDKRQPMELLEKLNFVMNNDFARITYTEAVDILRNSQPNKKKKFQYLVDEWGVDLQSEHERYLVEKHFQKPVIITGYPAKIKAFYMKLNEDGKTVAAMDILFPGIGEIVGGSQREERYDVLLQKVKDFHIPEESVWWYLDTRKFGTVTHSGFGLGFERLMMFITGMTNVRDVIPFPRTPKNCEF; translated from the coding sequence ATGGAAAGCATTAAGGAATTACTGGTAACGGAACAGTTGGACCGAGAAGTGACCGTAAGAGGTTGGGTACGCACCAAGAGAGGCAACGCGTATGTCAATTTCGTGGCCATGAACGATGGCTCCTCTGTCAATAATATCCAGTGCGTGTTCGACCTGGAGGGAAGCTTTAAAGAGGCTGACCTTGTAAAGGTGACCACAGGCGCGTGTGTTTCCATTAAAGGACAATTGGTTGCCAGCGAAGGCAAGGGTCAACGGGTAGAGGTGAAGGCCACATCGTTTGAAGTGCATGGTGAGGCCGACCCAGAGAAATTCCCGATACAGCCGAAGAAGCACAGCTTGGAGTTCTTGCGCGAGAACGCGCATCTGCGTATGCGCACCAGCACCTTCAGTTCGGTGTTCCGTGTGCGCCATGCGCTCACATTCGCCATACATAAGTACTTCAACGACCGTGGTTTCTACAATATTCATTCTCCGATACTTACGGCCACCGATGGCGAAGGAGCAGGAGAGATGTTCCGCGTTTCTACGTTGGATGCAAAGAACCCACCGTTGAACGAAGACGGTTCAGTTGATTATTCAGAGGATTTCTTCGGAAAGCAGACCAACCTGTGCGTTACAGGCCAGTTGGAAGCGGAATTGGCCGCCATGGCGCTTTCTAAGGTGTACACCTTCGGACCAACGTTCCGTGCGGAGAACAGCAACACTTCGCGCCACTTGGCGGAGTTCTGGATGATAGAACCCGAAGTAGCCTTCTACGACATTCACGACAACATGGATCTTGCAGAGGATTTCCTTAAAGAGGTGATCAAGTACGTGATGGAAACCTGCGCGGACGACCTGCAGTTCCTTTCGGATAGAATTGTGCAGGAAGAGAAAGGCTTGCCGCAGGATAAACGCCAACCGATGGAGTTGTTGGAGAAGCTCAACTTCGTGATGAACAACGATTTTGCCCGCATCACTTACACCGAGGCCGTGGACATTCTCCGCAACAGTCAACCGAACAAAAAGAAGAAGTTCCAATACTTGGTGGATGAGTGGGGCGTAGACCTACAGAGCGAGCACGAGCGCTACTTGGTGGAGAAGCATTTCCAGAAGCCAGTGATCATTACAGGTTACCCTGCCAAGATCAAAGCATTTTACATGAAGCTGAACGAGGACGGTAAGACCGTTGCCGCTATGGACATTCTCTTTCCGGGCATTGGTGAAATCGTAGGTGGTTCGCAGCGTGAGGAGCGCTACGATGTGCTATTGCAGAAAGTGAAGGATTTCCACATCCCAGAAGAAAGTGTGTGGTGGTACCTCGATACCCGTAAGTTCGGAACAGTGACCCACAGCGGCTTTGGACTTGGCTTTGAGCGCCTGATGATGTTTATCACCGGCATGACCAACGTACGTGATGTGATACCATTCCCACGTACTCCGAAGAATTGTGAGTTTTAA